A window from Falco naumanni isolate bFalNau1 chromosome 3, bFalNau1.pat, whole genome shotgun sequence encodes these proteins:
- the DERL1 gene encoding derlin-1, with protein sequence MSDLGDWFRSIPLITRYWFAGSIAVPLIGKLGLVSPVYLFLWPDAFINRFQIWRPITATFFFPVGPGTGFLYLVNLYFLYQYSSRLETGAFDGRPADYMFMLLFNWICIVITGLAMDMQLLMIPLIMSVLYVWAQLNRDMIVSFWFGTRFKACYLPWVILGFNYIIGGSVINELIGNLVGHLYFFLMFKYPMDLGGRNFLSTPQFLYRWLPNRRGGVSGFGVPPASMRRAAEDPQGGGRHNWGQGFRLGDQ encoded by the exons ATGTCGGACCTGGGGGACTGGTTCCGGAGCATCCCGTTGATCACCCGCTACTGGTTCGCCGGCTCCATCGCGGTGCCGCTCATCGGCAAGCTGGGCCTTGTCAGCCCCGTCTACCTCTTCCTATGGCCCGACGCCTTCATCAACCGCTTCCAA ATCTGGCGGCCGATAACTGCaactttcttcttcccagtGGGACCTGGAACAGGATTTCTGTACTTGGtgaatttgtatttcttgtatCAGTATTCGTCACGATTAGAAACAG gAGCTTTTGATGGAAGGCCAGCAGATTACATGTTCATGCTCCTGTTTAACTGGATCTGCATTGTT ATAACTGGCTTGGCAATGGACATGCAG TTGCTGATGATTCCACTCATCATGTCAGTACTTTATGTGTGGGCCCAGCTGAACAGAGACATGATTGTATCATTTTGGTTTGGAACAAGATTTAAG GCCTGTTACCTTCCATGGGTTATTCTGGGATTCAACTACATCATTGGTGGATC AGTCATCAATGAGCTGATAGGAAATCTGGTTGGacacctgtatttctttttaatgtttaaatatcCAATGGATTTGGGAGGAAGGAATTTTCTCTCCACACCTCAGTTCCT GTACCGCTGGCTGCCAAATAGGAGAGGAGGAGTGTCGGGGTTTGGTGTCCCACCTGCTAGCATgagaagagctgcagaagaCCCACAGGGTGGTGGAAGACACAACTGGGGCCAAGGTTTCCGGCTAGGTGACCAGTGA